Proteins from one Salvelinus namaycush isolate Seneca chromosome 34, SaNama_1.0, whole genome shotgun sequence genomic window:
- the LOC120029020 gene encoding collagenase 3-like, producing the protein MEITGLLLLVVVAQSFAMPLSSLEETDKRLLAEKYLRRFYNLQAGLQGTKTHRSSDAMQAKIREMQSFFNLQVTGSLDSNTLELMSMARCGVPDVGEYNHFPRHLKWQNTNVTFRIVNYTPDLKKADVDRAIRNAFNIWADVTPLTFKKLHEGKADIMISFGTKEHGDFNPFDGPDGLLAHAYPPGRDIGGDTHFDEDEHWSKDSDAYNLFLVATHEFGHALGLSHSTDPGALMYPVYSYSQGYPLSEDDITGIQALYGPNPTRKVKPKPDAPNKCDPMLSFDAVTELRGETIIFKDRFYWRLHPQFAEPEQTLIKSTWPSLPNKVDAAYEYPEKDMVFIFSGIRMWALNGYNLVEGYPKYIHKLGLPRTVRTVDAAVYIPDTGKTLLFSEEHYWSYDEKTNTMDSGFPRSIEMDFPGMAEEVDAAVYQYGYLHFFHEHTQFEYSYSARKVIQIVRTNSFLNC; encoded by the exons TGCTCAGTCATTTGCTATGCCTCTGTCATCGCTGGAGGAGACTGATAAGAGGCTATTAGCCGAG AAATACCTCCGCAGGTTCTACAACCTTCAAGCTGGACTTCAGGGAACAAAGACCCACAGGTCTTCAGACGCCATGCAGGCTAAGATCAGGGAGATGCAGTCCTTCTTCAACCTCCAGGTGACGGGGAGCCTGGACTCTAACACCCTGGAGCTGATGAGCATGGCCAGGTGTGGTGTCCCTGATGTGGGGGAATACAATCACTTCCCCCGACACCTCAAATGGCAGAACACCAATGTGACCTTCAG AATAGTGAATTATACTCCTGATCTGAAGAAGGCTGATGTGGACAGAGCTATCCGTAACGCCTTCAACATCTGGGCTGACGTCACTCCTCTGACCTTCAAGAAACTGCATGAGGGGAAGGCTGACATCATGATTTCATTTGGGACAAAAG AACATGGAGACTTCAACCCCTTTGACGGCCCTGACGGTCTCTTAGCCCATGCCTATCCCCCTGGCAGAGACATTGGAGGAGACACACACTTTGATGAAGATGAACATTGGTCAAAAGACTCAGACG CCTACAACCTTTTCCTGGTGGCCACCCATGAGTTTGGCCATGCACTTGGCTTGTCCCATTCTACTGATCCTGGGGCTCTGATGTACCCAGTCTACTCCTACAGCCAGGGTTACCCACTGTCTGAAGATGATATCACCGGCATTCAAGCTCTTTATG GCCCGAACCCCACCAGGAAAGTGAAGCCCAagccagatgccccaaacaaatGTGACCCCATGTTGAGTTTTGATGCTGTTACTGAGCTCAGAGGAGAAACAATCATCTTCAAAGACAG GTTTTACTGGCGTCTCCATCCCCAGTTTGCAGAGCCTGAGCAAACCCTGATCAAATCCACCTGGCCCTCCCTCCCCAACAAAGTGGATGCTGCCTATGAGTACCCTGAGAAAGACATGGTCTTCATATTCAGTG GTATTAGAATGTGGGCCCTGAATGGCTATAACCTGGTGGAGGGCTACCCCAAATACATCCATAAACTGGGACTCCCCAGGACCGTGCGGACGGTGGATGCTGCTGTGTACATCCCAGACACCGGCAAGACCCTTCTGTTCTCTGAGGAGCATTACTGGAG TTATGATGAGAAGACTAACACAATGGACAGCGGCTTCCCAAGATCCATTGAGATGGATTTCCCTGGAATGGCAGAGGAGGTGGATGCTGCCGTATATCAATATG GATATTTGCATTTCTTCCATGAACATACACAATTTGAATACAGCTACAGTGCAAGGAAGGTCATTCAGATTGTTAGGACAAACTCTTTTCTCAACTGCTGA